One region of Metallosphaera sedula DSM 5348 genomic DNA includes:
- the cas2 gene encoding CRISPR-associated endonuclease Cas2 yields the protein MRVLVVYDVSDNGKRTRLANELKRYGLSRIQRSAFQGNLDSQRMKNMVRSIAHLIDPSTDIIHVIPMGLRDWEERIVIGKEGGEIA from the coding sequence ATGAGAGTCCTAGTCGTCTACGACGTCTCTGACAACGGGAAGAGGACAAGACTGGCCAACGAACTCAAGAGATATGGCCTGAGCAGGATACAGAGGAGTGCCTTTCAGGGCAACCTCGACTCCCAGAGGATGAAGAACATGGTAAGGTCAATTGCCCACCTGATTGATCCGAGCACCGACATAATCCACGTGATCCCCATGGGACTAAGGGATTGGGAGGAGAGGATAGTCATAGGGAAGGAAGGGGGTGAGATCGCTTGA
- the cas4 gene encoding CRISPR-associated protein Cas4 yields MNVTDVKDYVLCPAIPWIRRKLGWREPDTEGMKLARSFKVNVERWIKDPVWEVWLRDRDTHLSGVVDVLGSGAVGEIKAYFRRTAYHFRIQLLAYSYLADRNGFRVRNALLFMGDSVRYNLEVRREHLDHVEKVVKRVADVLEDDSPPTVNPGEMLCKACQYRRVCPVSVV; encoded by the coding sequence TTGAACGTTACAGACGTGAAGGACTACGTTCTTTGCCCCGCAATTCCGTGGATTAGGAGGAAACTTGGGTGGAGAGAACCTGACACCGAGGGCATGAAACTAGCTAGGTCATTCAAGGTAAACGTCGAGAGATGGATCAAGGATCCTGTGTGGGAGGTCTGGTTAAGGGATAGGGACACCCATCTCTCTGGAGTGGTCGACGTGCTGGGGTCAGGCGCAGTAGGGGAGATAAAGGCCTACTTCAGGAGGACGGCATATCACTTCAGGATTCAACTACTGGCGTACTCCTACCTCGCGGACAGAAACGGGTTTAGGGTGAGGAACGCCCTCCTGTTCATGGGAGACTCGGTTAGATATAATCTCGAGGTTAGGAGGGAGCACCTGGACCACGTGGAGAAGGTGGTCAAGAGGGTAGCGGACGTCTTGGAGGACGACTCGCCACCTACGGTTAATCCTGGGGAGATGCTGTGTAAGGCCTGTCAATACAGGAGAGTCTGCCCCGTCTCGGTAGTGTAG
- the csa3 gene encoding CRISPR-associated CARF protein Csa3 — MRSYFVTLGFNETFLLRLLSETSARKDDSLTIIVPSPISSGTEAALDNLKVQAERLYGLTPRVVEISLEGSFVELLGRVLDQVLVLAQPIITDLTLGMRMLDSLILTALIVTGKEFQAYVRDESGGGKVISFGKSEINALMRQYSVEEMRLLDALRRTGDIRELASTLGKSEKTLQNKVSELKRFGIVTMVGRDRKVRLTPLGECVMKLVEGRTRS; from the coding sequence ATGAGATCTTACTTCGTCACGCTTGGTTTCAATGAGACTTTTCTGTTAAGACTGCTTTCTGAAACTTCAGCCAGAAAGGATGACTCCCTCACGATCATCGTTCCTTCACCTATCTCCTCTGGGACAGAGGCAGCCCTAGACAACTTGAAAGTTCAAGCTGAGAGGCTCTACGGGTTAACCCCGCGCGTGGTTGAGATAAGCCTAGAGGGTTCCTTCGTGGAGCTCCTAGGCAGGGTACTCGATCAGGTTCTTGTTCTGGCCCAACCCATAATCACGGATCTCACCCTGGGGATGAGGATGTTAGACTCGCTCATCTTGACTGCGCTCATTGTGACGGGGAAGGAGTTTCAGGCCTATGTGAGGGATGAGAGCGGAGGGGGCAAGGTCATAAGCTTTGGTAAAAGCGAGATCAACGCGTTGATGAGACAGTACTCGGTCGAGGAAATGAGGCTTTTGGACGCCTTGAGGAGGACTGGGGACATTAGGGAACTTGCGAGCACCCTTGGGAAGTCCGAGAAGACGTTGCAGAACAAGGTGTCAGAGCTGAAGAGGTTCGGGATCGTGACGATGGTAGGAAGGGATAGGAAAGTGAGGTTGACCCCGCTTGGGGAGTGCGTAATGAAACTGGTGGAGGGAAGGACTAGATCTTAG